The genomic region CAGCGCCCCATAGCTCAGCGTCTGCTCCTCGCATCGCACCGCCACCGCCGCCGGCGTCCGCTGCACCTGCCCGTAGATCAGCGCCGGCACCGGCGCCGCCGTCCCATACGCCCGCGCCGTCGCGTTCCACTCACGCACCACCTGCTGCCGCTCCTCCGGCCCCACCACCTCGATCCCCGCCAGCCGGCCCTGCGGCTGTGCCATCAGCTCGTCCAACACCACGTCCAGGTGTTCCGCCAGCCGCTTCACGCGATCAGGAGAGAACCGCTTGTGCTGATAGGACAACAGAAAGCAGAGCGATTCGCCCGGTACGACGTTGACGGTCAACGGATAGTTGGTCTGTCCCTCCAGATACACGTCGTGGGCGGTCAGGCCCGCGCCGCCGTCGTCCAGAGTCCGGTCCGTCGGATGATTGTCGAACACCAGCAGACTGTCGAACAGCTGACGCCCGCGCGGCAGCTGACTCCAGGTCTGGATCTGCGCGAGCGACGTATGTTCGTATTGGCGGAGTTCGGCGTTCTGCTGCAGCAATCCCCGCAGCCAGGTGTTCAGAACGGCGTCCGATGATACGGTGACCCGAAGCGGCAGCGTATTGATGAACAGCCCGAGCATCGTCTCGATACCCGGAACGTCCGCCGAACGTCCCGACACCGTCGTGCCGAACACGACGTCCTCCTCGCCGCTGTATCGGCTCAGCAGCAACGCCCAGGCGCCCTGTATCACGGTATTGACGGTGACGCGCGCCTTGGAGGCCGCGGCCTGAAGAGCGGCGGTCCTGGCGGCCGAGATCGTCAACCGATGCGTGCCGTAGCCGGTGGGCGGCTGCGCGCCGTCTGAATCCCGGTCCGCCGGAAGCGGCGTGGGCGACGTGATGTCCGCCAATGTCTTGCGCCAGTACTGCTCGGCCGCGGTGTGGTCCTGGGAAAGAATCCACCCGACGTAATCCCGATAGGACTGCGCGTGCGGTTCATCCGGCGTGGGGCCGCCTTTCAGCGAGGCATAACAGGCGAACAGATCGCCCAGAATGATGGGGAGGCACCAGCCGTCGAGCACGATGTGATGATGCGTCCAAATCAGATAGCGGGCATCGTCGGTGACGCGAATCAAAGCCAGCCGCATCAGCGGAGGCCGCGTGAGATCGAAATCGGTCAGCCGATCCGTCCGGAGAAACTCGTTGAGGCGCTCACGCTGTTGCGGCTCGGACGCTCCCCGCCAATCCAGCTCGACGAAGGGCGGCGTCTCGCCGGGTAGCACGACTTGCATGGGCGCGTTCAGCTCTTGCCACATGAACGCGGAGCGGAGCGGCGTCGAACGTGCGATGACCATCCGCCAGGCTTCGAGGAAGGCGTTCTGATCCAGGCTGCCCCGGAGCAGGCAGCTCAATTGTTCGATATAGACGCCCGATTGCGGTTCATAGAGGCTGTGGAACAGCAACCCCTGCTGCAGCGGCGTCAGCGGGTACGCATCCTCGACCTTGGGGTACGAGCGCCGGACCGCGTCGAGCACCGCCGGATCGATCTGCCATGAAGGGGTACCCGCGCGCGGCGTCGAATCGCCCGGCTGTAACTCTCCGCCGGCGGCTCCGGCCAGTTCGGCGATCGTCTGATGCTGAAAGAGATGCCGGGGTGTCAGCGGAAATCCTTGCGTCTTCGCCCGCGAGATGACTTGCAAACTGAGAATCGAATCCCCGCCCAACTCGAAGAAATTGTCGTGAACGCCGATCCGGTCCAATCCCAACACCTCGGCCCAGACCGCTGCCAATTGTGCTTCCGTGGAGGTTCGAGGGGCGGTCCATCCCTTTGCGGCCGCGTGATCGGGCCGCGGCAGGGCCTGCCGGTCGATCTTCCCGTTGGCGCCCCGCGGAAGCATTGCGAGCTTCATGATCACGGAAGGCACCATCGGTTCCGGCAGTTGCTCACGCAGCAACGTGATCAACCCGTCGGCATCGCACGCCGCGCCGTCTCGAGACGCCACATACGCGACCAATCGTTTCTGCCCCGGATGATCCTGCCGGACGACGGCCGCAGCCTCCCGGACCTCCGGATGGGCCTGCAGGCGCGATTCGATCTCGCCCAACTCGATGCGTACGCCTCGGATTTTGACTTGGTGATCACGGCGCCCGAGAAATTCCATCGTGCCATCCGGACGACAACGCACGCGGTCACCGGTCCGATACAGGCGGCTCCCCGGCTCACTGGAAAAAGGATCGGGCACGAACGAGCCGGCCGTCTTGGCCGGATCGTGGAGATAGCCCCGGCCGACCCCGATTCCGGCGACGCACAGTTCTCCCGAGGCCCCGATCGGAACCGGCTCCAACCATTCATCGACCACGTACAGGCGGACATTGGCGATGGGCTTGCCGATCGGCGCATGGGCGCGGTCTTCACCCGGCGGCACCAAGATCGTGGCCATCGCGACGTCGTCGGCGCATTCCGCCGGTCCGTAGGCGTTGACCAACGGCACGTGCGGGTACCGCTCGAACCACCGGCTGATCAGGGCGGGCGGCAGCGCTTCGCCGGTCGGCAGCAGCCATCGCAATCGGGCCAACGTCGGCGCCGACGCGCCTGCCGCGGCGGCGCTGTCGAGCATGCCTTGCAGCAGCGCCGGCACCGTCTCCAGCACCGTCACGCCCTGTGCGCCGGCATGGCGGAGGAGCTGTTCCGGATCGCGCGCCACGTCGTCGGGCACGATGAGCACGCGGGCGCCGCACAGCAGAGCGGCCGTGAGTTGCCAGACCGAAATATCGAATCCCTGCGACGCGGTTTGCGCAACGACGTCGGCCGGACCCAGCCGGAGCATGGACATCTTGCTGCGCAGATGATTGATCAAGCCGCGCTCCGTCACCATTGCGCCCTTCGGAACGCCGGTCGATCCGCTCGTATAGATCACATAGGCGAGCGTCCCCGACGGCGCCGCGGGTCGAGCGCCGGCCGGAGCCGGCTTCTCCTTCGAACAGGCCTCGGCCGTCATTACCGCGGGACGAACGGCAGCCGGCAGATGGACCATCGCGTCCTGCGCCTTGGAGGCCCAGGCTTCCGTCGTCAGCACCACCGAAGCCCGGCTCGACTCCAGCACGGCCGTCCACCGTGACGGCGGATGCCCGGGATCGAGCGGCAAATAGACGGCGCCGCACTTCCATAAACCGACCATCATGGCCACGTAATCCGTACCCCGCTCGCCGAGCACCGCGACGACCGTCTCGCAGCCGACCCCCATAGTCGAAAGCCCGCGGGCAATCCGGCCGGCTCGGTCGTTCAAGGCTTGGTACGTGAGAGTCTGGGTTCCGCAAGAGACGGCCACGTCCTCCGGCGATCGCCCCGCCTGCGCTTCAAAAAGATCGGCCACCCGGCCTTCGTCGGCTCCCGGGATCGCCGTGTCGTTCCAGTCGATGAGCATGCGCCGGCGCTCCGATTCCGTGAGCATCGGGAGCTCACTGAGACGAGCCTGCGGATCATCGGCGATACCTTCCAGCAGCCGCCGCAGATGGATCGCCATCCGGGCCACGGTCTCCTCATCGAACAGATCCTGGTTGTATTCGAACGCGGCATCCAGTCCGGTATCGTCTTCCGTCACGTCGAGCGAGAGATCGAATTTGGCGCCCCCCGCGTCCAATTCCATCGCGCTGACTTCCAGCGAAGGAATCGACAGCGTCTGGGCCAGCGAGGTCTGCAGCGCGAACATCACCTGGAACAGCGGCGTGTGGCTGAGCGAGCGGACCGGCTGCAGCGCGTCCACCAGTTGTTCGAACGGCAAGTCTTGATGCGCCTGCGCCCCCAAGACCGTCTCCTGCACGCGCGCCAGCAGATCGGCGAAAGACGGATTGCCCGAGAGATCGGCCCGGAGGACGAGCGTATTGGCAAAGAAGCCGATCAACGATTCCGTCTCGCGCTTCGGCCGGTTGGCGACCGGCGTGCCGACGCAGAAATCGTCGAGGCCGCTGTACCGCATCAGAAACACCTCGAATGCCGCGGCCAGCGTCATGAACAGCGTCGCGCCCTGCCGGCGGCTCACTGCGTGGAGGCGTTCGGTCAGCGCGCGGGGTATCGAAAAGGGAAACCGCGCGCCCCGGTCGGTCTGCACGGCCGGGCGAGGCCGGTCCGTCGGCAGATCGAGCACCGGCAGCTTCCCCTTCAACTGCTCTTTCCAATAGGCCAGCCGCTCGTCGAGCACCGCCCCTTGCAGCCACCCTCGCTGCCAGACCGCATAGTCGGCGTATTGAATCGGCAACTGCGGAAGCGGAGACGGTCGGCCCGCGTCGAACGCTTCGTAGAGGGTCGCGAATTCCCGCGCGAGGATCTGGGACGACCACCCGTCGCACACGATATGGTGGAGCGTCATGACCAACACGTGATCTTGCGGCTCCAGCTTGAGCAACCGCACCCGCATCAGCGGGCCGGTACGCAGATCAAACGGACGCTGCGCCTCCGCCCGCGCCGCCGAGGCAACCGCCGTCTCCCGGCCGGCCGGCGAACCCATGCTGAAATCCACCACCGGCATGCTCGCCGGACGATCTTCGGCGATGACCTGAACCAGTCCCCCCTCCGCCTCATCGAACGTCGTGCGGAGGACTTCATGGCGCCGGATGATTTCGTTGAGGCTCTCCGCCACCGCCTCGCGGTTGAGCGGCCCACGCAGGCGTACCGCCAGCGCCGTATTGTAGGAAGCGCCGTCCGGTTCCAACTGCGAAAGGAACCACAGCCGCTGTTGCGCGAAACTGGCGGGAAAGACGTCCGCGTTCGATGGAGCCGAGGCCGGCGACGCCGCGCCGGTGATGAGTATGTCGGATTTCACCTGTCCACCTGTTAGTGCTTGCTCGATTCAGCCATGGCCACGAGGATCTTGCGCGGGCCTTTGAACGGCGTGCGCCCATGCGCCGCCAGCATGTTGTCCAACATCAGCACGTCGCCCCGTTGCCACGGAAATTGGACGGCGTGACACCGGTAGACGTCCCTGATTTCATCCAGCACCGCCGTGTCGATCGGCGTGCCATCCCCGTAACAGGCCTGCCGCGGAAGATCGGCTTCGCTGACGACGGAGAGCAACGCCTCGCGTACCGCCGATTCCAGGTTGGACACGTGAAACAGATGCGCCTGGTTGAACCAGACCGTCTCACCGGTGCGCGGGTGCACGGCGACGGCCTGGCAGACCTGGCGCGTGCGCAGTTCCCCGTCCGGCTTCCACTCATAGGCAATCTCAGCCGCGCGGCAGAACCGCTCGACGACGCCGCGGTCCATGGTGTTGAAGACCTTGGTCCAGGGCACGTCCAGTCCGTTGCCGTAGTTGCGGACGTACATCACGCCCTTTTCGACGAACCGGTCCCTGATCCGGGCCGGAATGTGCCGATACATCTCGCGGCTGTCCGCGATCGGCGTGTAACCGCCCTCCGGAGACGCCTGCGCGCAGTAAAACCAGATCTTCATCGGCCATTCGGTGGTATAGGCCTGCTCGTTGTGCAGCGGGATGTGCTGGTGCGGAGGATATTCCGTCGACGTGTAGATCTGATTGTGGACTTGCGACCGCGGCGTCGACCCGAATTCGTACGACGCGAGGTCCGGGGAAATCCGCTTGACCATGGCCTCGAAATCCGCCGCCGAATCGACGGGAAATCCTCGAAACAGGATGCCGCCGACAGTGGAGAGATGGGCCCCGATTACACGGTCGATGTCATCCTGATAGCCGGCCAGCGGCAACCGTTCGGTCGGCGTCACCACGACCGGAAGCGGAGTGTCGGCATCCAGCCGTCCTACCGCGCAGGCTCGCAATCCCGTGGCCGCACCGGACGCGTCGTCCATCGTCACCGGACCCGCGTCGTTATGATTCACGTGCATAGGACACCTCCGTCTCTCGCCGGTTCATGTGTGGCAGGACCGTCATCGCGCCGTCCCCCGGCATCGCGACACCAAAGAGGACAGGGCTTCCAGCATCGGCTCCTGCGCGGTCCGAAGAAAAAAGTGATCGCCTTGGAACAGCCACAGCTGGAATCGCTCACGCGAGTGCCGCTTCCAGCCTTCCAGTTTGGCGCCGCTCACGTGGCCGTCGGCCATCCCGCCGAACGCCGTGATCGGGCAACCCAGCGGCGGCTCGTCGCGGTGCAGGTAGCGGTCGCGGAGCGAAAAGTCCGCGCGCAGCGTGGGTAGGACCAACTGCATCAGTTCCGGATGATGGAGCACTTCCGGCGGCGTGCCGTTGAACTGCTTCAACCGGTCGACGAACTCGGATTCGGACAGCTCGCTCAGACGATCCGAATCCGGATGGTGCGGCGCGGGGCAGCCGGACACGAACAAGTGAACGGGCTCGAGGCCCCTGGCGCGCCGGAGTTCGCGCGCCAACTCGAAACACACCAATGCGCCGATGCTGTGGCCGAAAAACGCGAACGGTCGATCGAGGTACGGCTCAAGCGCGTCACTCAATCGCGGCACGAGTTCGCGCAGGTCGGCGACCGGCGGCTCCGTGATTCGGGATTCCCGACCCGGGAGCTGTACGGCGCAGATCTCGACGTCGGACGGCAGCCCGTCCGGCCAGCTTCGGAATGCCGACGCCCCGGCCCCCGCGTACGGGAAGCAGATCAGACGCATCCCGTCGGGCGACGGCCGATGAGTCACGACCCAGGGCGACGGCCGCGCCGCGGTCAGCATGACGTCGCCGTCTTCTCGGACTTGGCCTGCTGGTCCATCCATTGCCGCAGGCTCAGCGGCCGCATGTCGGTCCATACCTCCGTGATATACGCCAGGCATTCAGCCTTCAGGCCCGTCTTGCCGGCGTCTTTCCAACCCAGCGGATTGTCCCGATAGGCGGGCCAGATCGAATACTGTTCCTCATGGTTCACCACGACTTTGTATACGGTCGTGTCTTCCCGTTCCTCGTTCTGCATGGCGCCTCCTTGGTTAGTATGGTTGACGATCGAGGACGGCCTGTCCGGACATGGCGGCCGTCGTATGGGAAACCGGGATCAGTGTCATGGTATGGACCGCCGGTCCCGCCAACAACGGAAGCGGCAGCCCGTCGCGCCAGTAGGGATGTTGGTCCCGGTAATGCGGTGAAAGCGGATGTCCCGACTGGCCGCCCGGCATGTGCAGAATCCCCGCGTCCGAATGTCCCGGTGAGACGACGAGACGCTGGCTGGCCGCAAGCCCGGCGTTCATGACCCTGACACATTGGCCGCAGCCCGGCGACGGTCCCTCAGGCATATTGAGCACGGGTCCCAACCCGGGCAGCGCGTCCGCGAGGGGATGCGTGATGCGCACCCGGTTCACCTGCCCCCAGGTCAACTCACTCAAGGCTACGGAGGGAAATTCGGCTTCCAGTTCGCGCGAACTCTCTTCCAGGACGTGCACGA from Nitrospira japonica harbors:
- a CDS encoding TauD/TfdA family dioxygenase codes for the protein MDDASGAATGLRACAVGRLDADTPLPVVVTPTERLPLAGYQDDIDRVIGAHLSTVGGILFRGFPVDSAADFEAMVKRISPDLASYEFGSTPRSQVHNQIYTSTEYPPHQHIPLHNEQAYTTEWPMKIWFYCAQASPEGGYTPIADSREMYRHIPARIRDRFVEKGVMYVRNYGNGLDVPWTKVFNTMDRGVVERFCRAAEIAYEWKPDGELRTRQVCQAVAVHPRTGETVWFNQAHLFHVSNLESAVREALLSVVSEADLPRQACYGDGTPIDTAVLDEIRDVYRCHAVQFPWQRGDVLMLDNMLAAHGRTPFKGPRKILVAMAESSKH
- a CDS encoding MbtH family protein, coding for MQNEEREDTTVYKVVVNHEEQYSIWPAYRDNPLGWKDAGKTGLKAECLAYITEVWTDMRPLSLRQWMDQQAKSEKTATSC
- a CDS encoding non-ribosomal peptide synthetase, with the translated sequence MKSDILITGAASPASAPSNADVFPASFAQQRLWFLSQLEPDGASYNTALAVRLRGPLNREAVAESLNEIIRRHEVLRTTFDEAEGGLVQVIAEDRPASMPVVDFSMGSPAGRETAVASAARAEAQRPFDLRTGPLMRVRLLKLEPQDHVLVMTLHHIVCDGWSSQILAREFATLYEAFDAGRPSPLPQLPIQYADYAVWQRGWLQGAVLDERLAYWKEQLKGKLPVLDLPTDRPRPAVQTDRGARFPFSIPRALTERLHAVSRRQGATLFMTLAAAFEVFLMRYSGLDDFCVGTPVANRPKRETESLIGFFANTLVLRADLSGNPSFADLLARVQETVLGAQAHQDLPFEQLVDALQPVRSLSHTPLFQVMFALQTSLAQTLSIPSLEVSAMELDAGGAKFDLSLDVTEDDTGLDAAFEYNQDLFDEETVARMAIHLRRLLEGIADDPQARLSELPMLTESERRRMLIDWNDTAIPGADEGRVADLFEAQAGRSPEDVAVSCGTQTLTYQALNDRAGRIARGLSTMGVGCETVVAVLGERGTDYVAMMVGLWKCGAVYLPLDPGHPPSRWTAVLESSRASVVLTTEAWASKAQDAMVHLPAAVRPAVMTAEACSKEKPAPAGARPAAPSGTLAYVIYTSGSTGVPKGAMVTERGLINHLRSKMSMLRLGPADVVAQTASQGFDISVWQLTAALLCGARVLIVPDDVARDPEQLLRHAGAQGVTVLETVPALLQGMLDSAAAAGASAPTLARLRWLLPTGEALPPALISRWFERYPHVPLVNAYGPAECADDVAMATILVPPGEDRAHAPIGKPIANVRLYVVDEWLEPVPIGASGELCVAGIGVGRGYLHDPAKTAGSFVPDPFSSEPGSRLYRTGDRVRCRPDGTMEFLGRRDHQVKIRGVRIELGEIESRLQAHPEVREAAAVVRQDHPGQKRLVAYVASRDGAACDADGLITLLREQLPEPMVPSVIMKLAMLPRGANGKIDRQALPRPDHAAAKGWTAPRTSTEAQLAAVWAEVLGLDRIGVHDNFFELGGDSILSLQVISRAKTQGFPLTPRHLFQHQTIAELAGAAGGELQPGDSTPRAGTPSWQIDPAVLDAVRRSYPKVEDAYPLTPLQQGLLFHSLYEPQSGVYIEQLSCLLRGSLDQNAFLEAWRMVIARSTPLRSAFMWQELNAPMQVVLPGETPPFVELDWRGASEPQQRERLNEFLRTDRLTDFDLTRPPLMRLALIRVTDDARYLIWTHHHIVLDGWCLPIILGDLFACYASLKGGPTPDEPHAQSYRDYVGWILSQDHTAAEQYWRKTLADITSPTPLPADRDSDGAQPPTGYGTHRLTISAARTAALQAAASKARVTVNTVIQGAWALLLSRYSGEEDVVFGTTVSGRSADVPGIETMLGLFINTLPLRVTVSSDAVLNTWLRGLLQQNAELRQYEHTSLAQIQTWSQLPRGRQLFDSLLVFDNHPTDRTLDDGGAGLTAHDVYLEGQTNYPLTVNVVPGESLCFLLSYQHKRFSPDRVKRLAEHLDVVLDELMAQPQGRLAGIEVVGPEERQQVVREWNATARAYGTAAPVPALIYGQVQRTPAAVAVRCEEQTLSYGALWRRSAALAVELQRHGVGPDVLVGICAERSLELVVGLLGILQAGGAYVPIDPSYPAERIAYMLGDAAPGVLLTQPTLRGHLPPFAGRCLDLPTTEPAASAARAPLPTAVRLEHLAYTIYTSGSTGRPKGAGNTHGGLLNRLQWMQEYFGLTPADRVLQKTPIGFDVSVWEFFWPLLTGAELVLAQPEEHKDGLRLVERIVRDRVTTLHFVPPMLQAFLETPGVEACAGTLRRVICSGEALAGAVQRQCWAKLPGVALHNLYGPTEAAIDVTVWSCAPAAPAEPVPIGRPIANTQIYLLDRRGVPVPAGVPGELYIGGVNVARGYHQRPGLTAERFVPDAFGPEPGRRLYRTGDLARHRPDGAIEYLGRLDHQVKIRGVRIELGEIESCLYQHPAVQDAVVVAQATAAGSTRLVGYVVPRAGQAVTGDMLRQWVGTQVPEALVPSVVVLAALPLTPNGKVDRRALPVPEGAGARAEAYEEPATETERVLATIWAEVLAQPRVGRRDNFFELGGDSILSLQIIARAKQLGLTLTPRQLFQYQTPAELAEVATRDAQTEAGPAMLPPEQGPVAGDVPLTPVQHWFFEHDFADPHRWNQSILLEVKQPLNHQVLAEAMRDLVRHHDMLRARFDRGAQGWRQRVEPESDVEVHRIDLSAWSKNEFDEQFEALAEQWQTRVHLSGGPLLLVVWFDRGKGEAGRLLIVVHHLVMDGVSWRVLLEDLQQVYLQRLHGQPPQLPAKTTSFKQWALKLSEYAQSNGLSSEASYWLTETSGTAQPLPVDHPDGARTETSVEAVTVTLGAEQTRALLYDVAGAYHTRIDDLLLTALAQTVAAWTGRAETSVDVEWHGREDLFPELDLSRTVGWFTAIHPVVLRVEGRDAGDTVKSIKEQLRRIPGRGVGYGVLRYLRNDETGAVLRGRPASGLCFNYFGQLDRALAERSMFDLAQESVGKEHGPANRLPYELTVNAEILRDRLSLTWSYSGNRYRRATIERLGRAYLDHLQTLIDHCTSSEAGGYTPSDFPDVEIGQDALDTILGRMDESHAR
- a CDS encoding thioesterase II family protein translates to MLTAARPSPWVVTHRPSPDGMRLICFPYAGAGASAFRSWPDGLPSDVEICAVQLPGRESRITEPPVADLRELVPRLSDALEPYLDRPFAFFGHSIGALVCFELARELRRARGLEPVHLFVSGCPAPHHPDSDRLSELSESEFVDRLKQFNGTPPEVLHHPELMQLVLPTLRADFSLRDRYLHRDEPPLGCPITAFGGMADGHVSGAKLEGWKRHSRERFQLWLFQGDHFFLRTAQEPMLEALSSLVSRCRGTAR